Proteins encoded within one genomic window of Heliomicrobium undosum:
- a CDS encoding MarR family winged helix-turn-helix transcriptional regulator — MVHESGTAQTLLQAFMQFKRIEWHQRSVLGYKPSEIKVLFCIKKGRKSGSPGIKASEISQLLRVTPPTVTQLIKDLEIRGLVERAIDRDDRRSALIGLTQKGEKVTKAAADEFVRAFDGLVNHLGEAKSQQLAELLNEAFFYFATKEAPISQTLSKEDGTC, encoded by the coding sequence ATGGTTCATGAAAGCGGCACGGCCCAAACACTGCTGCAAGCCTTCATGCAGTTTAAGCGGATCGAATGGCACCAGCGGAGCGTCCTCGGATACAAGCCCAGCGAAATCAAGGTCCTCTTTTGCATCAAAAAAGGGCGAAAGTCCGGTTCTCCCGGCATCAAAGCGTCCGAGATCAGCCAGCTTTTGCGGGTAACCCCCCCTACGGTGACGCAACTGATCAAGGACCTGGAGATCAGGGGACTGGTGGAGCGGGCCATCGATCGGGATGACCGGCGTTCGGCGCTCATCGGATTGACGCAGAAGGGCGAAAAGGTGACCAAAGCGGCAGCCGATGAGTTTGTGCGCGCCTTTGACGGGTTGGTCAACCACCTAGGCGAGGCGAAGAGCCAGCAACTGGCCGAACTGTTGAACGAGGCGTTCTTTTATTTCGCCACGAAAGAGGCCCCCATATCACAGACCCTATCAAAGGAAGATGGCACATGTTAA
- a CDS encoding ABC transporter ATP-binding protein, which translates to MLKLYRFLHPYRASVSLLLVLLFLQALSELYLPTLMADIVNWGIVTGDSGYILKLGGLMLIVAAVGGICSIGASYLSAKASSGFSRDLRSGLFTHVERFSLQEFNRFGAASLITRTTNDINQLQQVLTVTMRMMISAPLMCAGGIIMAVSRDARLSLVFAAVVPILAAIIFIMARKGMPLFKAIQVKLDKLNQVLRESLMGIRVIRSFDRVDHQKARFHEANDDLTNTAIRVNRIMAALMPIMMLLLNFSIIAIVWFGSLRIESGHLQVGDLMAFIQYGMQILFSLMMAAFLFVMIPRASASAARINEVLDTVSTIVDPVTIDGTNPPLTSPAVETLEFRNVTFSYPGAEQPVLSDISFTARPGEITAIIGGTGSGKSTLLSLIPRLYDIDGGSILLDGVDVRQMAQQDLRAKIGYVSQKALLFSGAIAENIRCGKSDASDDDILRALAIAQAGEFIAERAGGLDSPIAQGGADLSGGQKQRLSIARALVRKPAIYLFDDSFSALDYKTDANLRAALKPEIANAIVLLVAQRVSTIMDATRIIVLDQGRIAGIGDHKQLMQSCDVYREIVASQLSEEDAA; encoded by the coding sequence ATGTTAAAGCTATACCGTTTTTTGCATCCCTACCGCGCTTCTGTCAGCCTGCTCCTGGTCCTGCTCTTTTTGCAAGCCCTGTCTGAGTTGTATCTGCCGACCTTGATGGCCGATATCGTGAACTGGGGCATCGTGACCGGAGACAGCGGCTACATCCTGAAGCTCGGCGGCCTCATGCTGATCGTGGCTGCCGTCGGGGGGATCTGTTCGATTGGGGCGAGCTATTTGTCTGCCAAAGCGTCCTCTGGCTTTAGCCGCGATCTCCGGAGCGGCCTGTTCACCCATGTGGAGCGCTTTTCCCTCCAGGAGTTCAACCGCTTCGGCGCCGCCTCGCTGATCACCCGGACGACGAACGACATCAATCAACTGCAGCAGGTGTTGACAGTGACGATGCGCATGATGATCAGCGCCCCCTTGATGTGCGCCGGCGGCATCATCATGGCCGTGTCCCGCGACGCCCGCCTGTCCCTCGTTTTCGCCGCCGTCGTCCCCATCCTGGCGGCGATCATCTTCATCATGGCGCGCAAGGGAATGCCCCTCTTCAAGGCCATCCAGGTGAAGCTCGACAAGTTAAACCAGGTCCTCCGGGAAAGCCTGATGGGGATCCGCGTGATCCGCTCCTTCGACCGTGTCGACCATCAGAAGGCGCGCTTTCATGAGGCCAACGACGACCTGACGAACACGGCGATCCGGGTGAACCGCATCATGGCCGCGCTGATGCCGATCATGATGCTGCTCTTGAACTTCTCCATCATCGCTATCGTCTGGTTCGGCAGCCTGCGCATCGAGAGCGGGCATTTGCAGGTGGGCGACCTGATGGCTTTTATCCAATATGGCATGCAGATCCTGTTTTCGTTGATGATGGCGGCCTTTCTTTTTGTCATGATTCCCCGGGCCTCCGCCTCGGCCGCGCGTATCAACGAGGTGCTCGATACGGTTTCGACGATCGTCGATCCTGTGACGATTGACGGAACGAATCCTCCCCTGACAAGCCCCGCTGTAGAGACCCTGGAGTTCCGCAACGTCACCTTCTCCTACCCCGGCGCGGAACAGCCGGTCCTCTCCGATATTTCCTTCACCGCCCGGCCCGGCGAGATCACGGCCATCATCGGCGGCACCGGCTCAGGCAAGTCGACGCTGTTGAGCCTGATCCCCCGCTTATACGACATCGACGGCGGCAGCATTCTCTTGGATGGCGTCGATGTGCGCCAGATGGCCCAGCAAGACCTGCGCGCGAAGATCGGCTATGTGTCGCAAAAGGCGCTGCTCTTTTCCGGCGCCATCGCCGAGAACATCCGCTGCGGAAAGTCCGACGCCTCTGATGACGACATCCTGCGTGCCCTGGCGATCGCCCAGGCCGGTGAGTTCATCGCTGAGCGGGCCGGCGGGCTCGATTCCCCCATCGCCCAGGGCGGCGCCGACCTGTCAGGCGGGCAGAAACAACGCCTCTCCATCGCCCGCGCCCTCGTGAGAAAGCCGGCCATCTATCTCTTCGACGACAGCTTTTCCGCCCTCGACTACAAGACCGACGCCAACCTGCGCGCCGCCTTGAAACCGGAAATCGCCAATGCCATCGTGCTGCTCGTGGCGCAGCGGGTCTCCACCATCATGGACGCGACGCGCATCATCGTCCTCGACCAGGGGCGCATCGCCGGCATTGGCGACCACAAGCAGTTGATGCAAAGCTGTGATGTGTACCGCGAGATCGTCGCATCTCAACTCTCGGAGGAGGACGCCGCATGA